A single window of Selenomonas sputigena DNA harbors:
- a CDS encoding type IV pilus twitching motility protein PilT has product MAASRMADIFAEGFARGASDVHLAAGQRPFLRLDGEMTPLLEDSLTQAELTDFFAHILTEAEHERLRQEKSLDIPLALEGRHCRAHVYGMGGSWAIAVRLLPREVPALSSLGVPPALFSLLRAQDGLILVGGRTGAGKSTTLAAFIEEMNKSRAAHIITLEDPVEYAFVPKRCFISQRTLGRDFPSFPAGLRDALREDPDVILIGEMRERETVRIALQAAESGCLVLATLHTRDAAEAVLRIEGMFAGEEQQMRHQFALVLRAIFSQRLLPQSGGGRVLAAEALVAAPAVRNLIRTGRVAQLRGAILSGGAQGMQTMAQSVEGLLRAGKITREAAEAALVDGDAFGEGR; this is encoded by the coding sequence ATGGCGGCGTCTAGGATGGCGGACATCTTCGCCGAAGGCTTTGCGCGAGGGGCGTCGGACGTGCATCTCGCGGCGGGGCAGCGCCCGTTTCTGCGGCTTGACGGCGAGATGACGCCGCTATTGGAGGATTCTTTGACGCAGGCGGAACTGACGGATTTCTTCGCGCATATTCTGACCGAGGCGGAGCATGAGCGTCTGCGGCAGGAGAAGAGTCTGGATATTCCTCTCGCGCTCGAAGGGAGGCACTGTCGTGCGCATGTGTACGGCATGGGCGGTTCTTGGGCGATTGCCGTGCGCCTCCTGCCGCGAGAGGTTCCGGCGCTTTCGAGCCTCGGCGTGCCACCTGCGCTTTTTTCGCTTCTTCGGGCGCAGGACGGGCTGATCCTCGTTGGCGGGCGCACGGGAGCAGGCAAGTCGACGACGCTTGCGGCATTTATCGAGGAGATGAATAAAAGCCGCGCCGCGCACATCATCACGCTGGAAGATCCCGTTGAGTACGCTTTCGTGCCGAAGCGCTGCTTCATCAGCCAGCGCACGCTCGGCAGGGATTTTCCGTCGTTTCCGGCGGGGCTTCGGGATGCTTTGCGAGAAGATCCCGACGTGATCCTTATCGGAGAGATGCGCGAACGCGAAACGGTGCGCATCGCGCTGCAGGCGGCGGAGTCGGGCTGTCTCGTTCTGGCGACGCTTCACACGAGGGATGCGGCGGAGGCGGTTCTTCGCATCGAGGGGATGTTCGCGGGCGAGGAGCAGCAGATGCGCCATCAGTTCGCGCTCGTGCTTCGCGCCATTTTCTCACAGCGGCTTCTGCCGCAGTCGGGCGGCGGGCGCGTGCTGGCGGCCGAAGCGCTCGTCGCCGCGCCCGCCGTGCGAAACCTCATCCGCACGGGCAGGGTCGCGCAGCTCCGAGGCGCAATCCTCTCGGGCGGGGCGCAGGGCATGCAGACGATGGCGCAGTCCGTCGAGGGACTGCTTCGCGCGGGCAAGATTACGCGCGAAGCGGCAGAGGCGGCGCTTGTCGACGGCGACGCCTTTGGCGAGGGGCGCTAG
- a CDS encoding GspE/PulE family protein, whose product MQRTEEDSYQRLIHRLVQSVRTGNASRALPRQGEPGRVPVVEFVDRMIAEALRLRASDIHIEPFEGAVRIRYRVDGSLLETHAPIPREVHAFLLARLKVMAHLESVERRMAQDGRISYVPPEGGEAVDLRLATLPLLAGEKAVLRILNRSHALLSVGNLGFSVQNEMIFRRLCHQPGGMVLITGPVNSGKTTTLYAALSEINTPERNIMTIEDPPEYRIEGVNQIQVNKKTGMTYAAGLRAMLRSDIDEIVLGEIRDAETAEMAVRAALTGHLLFSTLHTKDALGAVFRLLDMGVPAYLLAAALTGVVAQRLVRRLCPHCREPSEEALPAWAEGASPTGRLWRAAGCAACGGTGFSGRLALQELLVVDAALQQAIVHRAGLEEMRELAGRQGMRTLAEDGIEKALQGQTTLSEVVRVLYGEADAADFSGTFSGVARGDCGGADDGGV is encoded by the coding sequence ATGCAGAGGACAGAAGAGGATTCGTATCAGAGGCTGATCCATCGCCTCGTACAGAGCGTGCGCACAGGAAATGCAAGCCGTGCTCTGCCGAGGCAGGGAGAGCCGGGACGCGTGCCCGTCGTGGAGTTTGTCGATCGCATGATCGCGGAGGCTCTGCGCCTGCGGGCGAGCGATATCCACATAGAGCCTTTCGAGGGCGCCGTCCGCATCCGTTACCGTGTTGATGGAAGTTTATTGGAAACGCATGCACCGATCCCCCGGGAGGTGCATGCGTTTTTGCTTGCGCGATTGAAGGTCATGGCACATCTTGAAAGCGTGGAGCGCCGCATGGCGCAGGACGGGCGCATATCGTACGTGCCGCCTGAGGGCGGTGAAGCCGTCGATCTTCGTCTGGCGACCTTGCCGCTCCTCGCGGGGGAGAAGGCGGTTCTTCGCATCTTGAACCGCTCGCACGCGCTTCTTTCCGTCGGGAATCTCGGATTTTCCGTGCAGAATGAGATGATTTTCCGCCGCTTGTGCCATCAGCCCGGCGGCATGGTTCTGATCACAGGGCCGGTCAATTCGGGCAAGACGACGACGCTCTATGCGGCTCTCTCTGAGATCAATACGCCCGAGCGCAACATCATGACGATCGAGGATCCGCCCGAGTACCGCATCGAGGGCGTCAATCAGATCCAGGTGAACAAGAAGACGGGCATGACGTATGCCGCAGGTCTTCGCGCCATGCTGCGCTCGGACATCGACGAGATCGTGCTCGGCGAAATCCGTGATGCGGAGACGGCGGAGATGGCGGTGCGTGCTGCGCTGACGGGTCATCTGCTCTTTTCGACGCTGCATACGAAGGACGCGCTCGGCGCGGTCTTCCGTCTGCTCGACATGGGCGTGCCCGCGTATCTGCTCGCGGCGGCTCTGACGGGCGTCGTCGCGCAGCGTCTCGTGCGCCGCTTGTGCCCGCACTGCCGCGAGCCGTCCGAGGAGGCGCTTCCCGCATGGGCCGAGGGGGCGTCGCCGACCGGACGGCTGTGGCGAGCGGCAGGCTGCGCGGCTTGCGGCGGCACGGGCTTTTCGGGGCGGCTCGCGCTGCAGGAACTGCTCGTCGTCGATGCGGCTCTGCAGCAGGCGATCGTGCATAGAGCGGGGCTTGAGGAGATGCGCGAGCTTGCCGGGCGGCAGGGCATGAGGACGCTGGCGGAGGACGGCATAGAAAAGGCGCTGCAAGGCCAGACGACCCTTTCGGAGGTGGTGCGCGTGCTCTACGGCGAGGCGGACGCAGCAGATTTTTCCGGAACTTTTTCGGGAGTGGCGAGAGGGGATTGCGGAGGGGCTGACGATGGCGGCGTCTAG
- a CDS encoding shikimate dehydrogenase, with amino-acid sequence MFTGKTKNLAVIGSPIEHSLSPAMQNAAIRAAGLDYAYVALLVLPERLEDGVRGLRALGFRGFNVTIPHKSAILPLLDEVDEAARAIGAVNTVVCEAGRLKGFNTDVEGFLGALTARDFSVEGKRVVLLGAGGAARAALYGLLRSGAAEVTLGVRNAPKARPLAEEFAQYGEVCALDWNEAAFEEAVRKAALVVNTTPLGMAPQTQAMPPVPWPAVHERMFFYDIIYTPARTQFLQRAESLGCPTLNGEAMLVGQGAAAFRLWTGREADFAVMTHALREALEGKEKQAAKNEAETK; translated from the coding sequence ATGTTTACAGGGAAGACAAAAAATCTTGCCGTCATCGGCTCGCCGATCGAGCATTCGCTTTCGCCGGCGATGCAGAATGCGGCGATTCGGGCGGCGGGACTGGATTATGCCTATGTCGCCTTGCTCGTCCTGCCCGAGAGACTGGAAGACGGCGTGCGCGGCCTTCGTGCGCTGGGGTTTCGCGGCTTCAATGTGACGATTCCGCACAAGTCGGCGATCTTGCCTCTGCTGGATGAGGTGGATGAAGCGGCGCGTGCCATCGGGGCGGTCAATACGGTCGTGTGCGAGGCAGGTCGCCTCAAGGGCTTCAACACCGATGTGGAGGGATTCCTCGGTGCGCTTACGGCACGCGACTTTTCCGTCGAGGGAAAGCGCGTTGTGCTCTTGGGCGCGGGCGGCGCGGCACGCGCGGCGCTCTACGGTTTGCTGCGCTCGGGTGCGGCGGAGGTCACGCTCGGCGTGCGAAATGCTCCGAAGGCGCGTCCCTTGGCTGAGGAGTTCGCGCAGTACGGCGAGGTCTGTGCTCTCGACTGGAACGAGGCGGCGTTCGAGGAAGCCGTCAGAAAGGCGGCTCTCGTCGTCAATACGACGCCGCTCGGCATGGCGCCGCAGACGCAGGCGATGCCGCCCGTTCCTTGGCCGGCGGTGCATGAACGGATGTTTTTCTACGACATCATCTATACGCCCGCAAGGACGCAGTTTCTGCAGCGTGCGGAGTCGCTGGGCTGCCCGACGCTGAACGGCGAGGCGATGCTCGTGGGGCAGGGGGCGGCGGCGTTTCGCCTGTGGACGGGACGAGAGGCAGATTTTGCCGTGATGACGCACGCCCTGCGCGAGGCACTGGAAGGAAAAGAGAAGCAAGCGGCGAAGAATGAAGCAGAGACGAAATGA
- the trpD gene encoding anthranilate phosphoribosyltransferase: MIKEAIQKIVSKHDLTYEEAYCVMNEIMSGKTSPTENAAYLAALSTKSAKAETTAEIAGSAAAMREHALAVEHPGVEVLEIVGTGGDHAGSINISTTASFIIAAAGIAVAKHGNRAASSKSGAADCLEALGVNIDLAPETCTKLLKSIGLCFMFAQKYHTSMKYVGAIRKELGIRTVFNILGPLTNPARPERMILGVYDEYLLEPLTRVLIDLGVQRGMVIYGTDCLDEISISAPTRVSEFKDGWYKTYTIAPEDFDLERAEKTAIVGGMAKENAAVTRAILTGAQGTKTDIVLLNAGAAIYIGGKADSIKEGVEKARALIENGTAEKKLQEFIEQSNA, translated from the coding sequence ATGATAAAAGAAGCCATCCAAAAGATCGTCAGCAAGCACGATCTGACCTACGAAGAAGCTTATTGCGTAATGAACGAAATCATGAGCGGCAAGACGAGTCCGACTGAGAACGCCGCCTACCTCGCCGCACTCTCGACGAAGAGCGCCAAGGCTGAGACGACAGCAGAAATCGCCGGCTCTGCCGCCGCCATGCGCGAGCATGCGCTCGCCGTCGAGCATCCCGGCGTCGAAGTGCTTGAAATCGTCGGTACGGGCGGCGATCATGCGGGCAGCATCAACATATCGACGACGGCCTCCTTCATCATCGCCGCCGCCGGCATCGCCGTCGCCAAGCACGGCAACCGCGCAGCGTCATCGAAAAGCGGCGCCGCCGACTGCCTCGAAGCCCTCGGCGTCAACATCGACCTCGCGCCCGAAACATGTACAAAGCTTCTCAAAAGCATCGGCCTGTGCTTCATGTTCGCGCAGAAGTATCACACTTCGATGAAATACGTCGGCGCCATCCGCAAGGAACTGGGCATCCGCACCGTATTCAACATTCTCGGCCCCTTGACGAATCCCGCGCGTCCCGAGCGCATGATCCTCGGCGTCTACGATGAATATCTGCTGGAGCCGCTGACCCGCGTGCTCATCGACCTCGGCGTTCAGCGCGGCATGGTCATCTACGGCACGGACTGCCTCGACGAGATCTCCATCAGCGCCCCGACGAGGGTCTCCGAGTTCAAGGACGGCTGGTACAAGACGTATACGATCGCTCCAGAGGACTTCGACCTTGAGCGTGCCGAGAAGACGGCGATTGTCGGCGGCATGGCGAAAGAAAACGCCGCTGTGACGCGTGCTATCCTCACGGGAGCGCAAGGCACGAAGACCGACATCGTGCTTTTGAATGCCGGCGCCGCCATCTACATCGGCGGCAAGGCCGACTCCATCAAGGAAGGCGTCGAAAAAGCCCGCGCGCTCATTGAGAACGGTACGGCAGAGAAGAAACTGCAGGAATTCATCGAACAGTCGAACGCCTGA